A stretch of Imperialibacter roseus DNA encodes these proteins:
- a CDS encoding RNA methyltransferase, which translates to MRKISNDELNRLSVDDFKTTKKFPIAVVLDNVRSMHNVGAAFRTADAFAVKKILLCGITATPPHREIHKTALGSTDTVEWKYFPTTTEAIQSLKKEGYKIFVVEQTDEKIFLQDFQPVTDEKYAFVFGHEVFGVSEEAVALADAAIEIPQFGTKHSLNITVSLGVVVWDVVSKMLKA; encoded by the coding sequence ATGAGAAAAATCAGTAACGACGAACTCAATCGGTTGTCAGTAGATGACTTCAAAACTACTAAAAAATTTCCGATCGCTGTGGTGCTCGACAATGTAAGAAGCATGCACAATGTGGGCGCTGCTTTCAGGACTGCCGACGCCTTTGCGGTGAAAAAAATACTGCTTTGTGGCATCACGGCAACGCCCCCTCACAGAGAGATTCACAAGACGGCCCTGGGGTCAACTGATACTGTTGAATGGAAGTATTTTCCAACAACTACAGAAGCTATCCAATCGCTGAAAAAAGAGGGATATAAAATTTTCGTGGTCGAGCAAACGGACGAAAAAATCTTTCTGCAAGACTTCCAACCAGTCACTGACGAAAAATACGCTTTCGTTTTCGGGCACGAGGTGTTCGGCGTGTCAGAAGAAGCAGTAGCCTTAGCGGATGCAGCCATTGAAATTCCTCAGTTCGGCACCAAGCACTCGCTCAATATCACCGTTAGCCTCGGCGTAGTTGTTTGGGATGTGGTGAGCAAAATGCTCAAAGCTTAA
- a CDS encoding HTTM domain-containing protein has product MMFRAQSIFSGHESIAPLVIFRMLFGILMALSTIRFAAKGWISELYIEPRYFFTFYGFEWVKPLPGIGMYFVFALIFISAVTIALGWRYRLSAIVFFLSFTYVELIDKTNYLNHYYAISLVSFLLIFMPAHRRFSIDSHRNPKLFSGQTPSWAPFLLKFQLGVVYFFAGVAKLNADWLLEAQPLKIWLPAKSNLPLIGSILEEPWAAYLLSWGGALYDLLIVFFLLSAKSRPIAYGFVVVFHVLTCLLFPGIGMFPFIMVGLTLIYFSGDFHEKLLGKLEGFFSIQRPSQLPDRSSPELVGAWRMALVLFVSWQLLMPMRYVLYPGPLFWREEGYRFSWRVMLMEKAGTVTFHVHDQASGRKGQVAAYEYLTPQQEKMMATQPDMILQFAHFLAEELKRKGLVDPEIRAESAVSLNGRRSRPLIDPTVNLVRQQESFSPKTWILPAE; this is encoded by the coding sequence ATGATGTTCAGGGCTCAGTCAATTTTTTCCGGCCATGAGTCGATTGCGCCTCTGGTGATATTCAGAATGCTATTCGGCATCTTAATGGCCCTGAGTACCATCAGATTTGCAGCCAAAGGGTGGATCAGCGAACTGTATATTGAGCCCAGGTATTTTTTTACTTTTTATGGGTTTGAATGGGTCAAACCCCTGCCGGGAATAGGAATGTACTTCGTCTTTGCCCTGATCTTCATCTCGGCAGTAACGATTGCATTGGGCTGGCGCTATCGATTGTCGGCTATCGTCTTTTTTTTATCGTTTACCTATGTAGAACTCATCGATAAAACAAATTATCTCAACCACTACTATGCCATTTCTCTGGTCAGCTTTTTGCTGATTTTTATGCCTGCTCATCGGCGATTTTCAATTGACAGCCACCGCAATCCAAAGCTTTTCTCGGGGCAAACGCCCTCTTGGGCACCATTTCTTCTCAAGTTTCAATTGGGAGTGGTATATTTTTTTGCCGGAGTGGCCAAGCTCAATGCCGATTGGCTTTTGGAGGCTCAGCCTCTCAAAATCTGGCTACCAGCCAAGTCAAATCTTCCACTTATCGGAAGCATCTTGGAAGAACCATGGGCGGCCTATTTGCTAAGCTGGGGCGGAGCTCTGTACGACCTGCTTATCGTGTTTTTTCTACTATCGGCAAAGTCCCGCCCAATTGCTTATGGCTTTGTCGTAGTTTTTCATGTGCTGACCTGCCTGTTATTTCCAGGGATCGGCATGTTCCCATTTATCATGGTTGGCCTGACGCTCATTTATTTTTCGGGTGATTTTCATGAAAAGTTGCTGGGAAAGCTGGAGGGTTTCTTTTCGATACAACGGCCCAGCCAGCTGCCAGACAGGTCTTCGCCGGAGCTGGTTGGAGCTTGGCGGATGGCCCTGGTGTTGTTTGTTAGCTGGCAGCTTCTCATGCCCATGCGATATGTTCTTTACCCGGGGCCATTGTTTTGGCGGGAAGAAGGTTACAGATTTAGCTGGCGGGTAATGCTGATGGAAAAGGCCGGCACCGTCACCTTCCACGTGCACGATCAGGCTTCTGGCCGCAAGGGCCAGGTGGCTGCGTACGAGTATTTGACGCCTCAGCAAGAAAAGATGATGGCGACACAGCCTGACATGATCCTACAGTTTGCACATTTCCTGGCTGAAGAACTTAAAAGGAAGGGATTGGTTGACCCAGAGATAAGGGCGGAGAGTGCCGTGAGTCTCAATGGAAGACGCAGCCGGCCTTTGATAGACCCAACGGTTAACCTGGTGCGCCAACAAGAATCATTTTCCCCAAAGACCTGGATACTCCCTGCCGAATGA
- a CDS encoding DUF4856 domain-containing protein, which translates to MRLYERFRVLWPLTLIVLVAACDNDDDAGAPAAEVPASYAFERNGLSTVDFSGQTDRLNMLAEIKAYIASANNGDKISGEHIMDMFQNLNAPFDDEALNSSTRKLEDKTLISEAGALKDMFAKVAEVSADVADNGTLAAQGIPGKLPRGSGYILVNEKGWEFSQFVEKGLMGSCFYHQIYNVYLTDGRVGDGVDNTNVVEGTNYTAMEHHWDEAFGYFGVPLDFPQGDVVLEDDEDRFWAEYTHKANPFLGTNKLLMDAYLTGRTAIVNKDYQVRDAQRAVLYAGHELVAAASALHYINEAISDFNNGDTGNAFHHLSEGYPFVKALQYSPYKRISQAQVVKILSEDLGTDGDFWTVTIAGLNQAKSTLVLVYEELEPVKDQL; encoded by the coding sequence ATGAGATTATACGAAAGATTCAGGGTGTTGTGGCCGCTGACGTTAATTGTATTGGTCGCTGCATGCGACAACGACGACGATGCCGGGGCGCCGGCTGCTGAAGTGCCTGCATCGTATGCATTTGAGAGGAATGGGCTGAGTACGGTAGACTTTAGTGGGCAGACTGACAGATTGAACATGTTAGCTGAGATAAAGGCGTACATCGCTTCAGCAAATAACGGCGACAAGATCAGTGGTGAACACATCATGGATATGTTTCAAAATCTGAACGCTCCTTTTGACGATGAGGCGCTCAACAGTTCGACAAGGAAATTGGAGGATAAAACACTGATTTCAGAGGCGGGTGCTTTGAAAGACATGTTCGCAAAGGTGGCGGAAGTAAGTGCTGACGTAGCCGATAACGGTACGCTGGCGGCACAGGGAATACCTGGAAAATTGCCAAGAGGATCAGGGTATATATTAGTAAATGAAAAAGGCTGGGAGTTTTCTCAGTTTGTCGAAAAGGGATTGATGGGCTCTTGTTTTTATCATCAGATATACAATGTGTACCTCACCGACGGACGGGTGGGAGACGGCGTTGATAACACCAATGTGGTTGAAGGTACAAACTATACTGCCATGGAGCACCATTGGGACGAGGCCTTCGGATACTTTGGTGTTCCTCTCGATTTTCCTCAGGGAGATGTAGTGCTTGAAGACGACGAAGACCGATTTTGGGCTGAGTATACCCACAAGGCGAATCCTTTCCTGGGCACCAACAAGTTGCTCATGGATGCTTACCTGACCGGACGAACAGCGATAGTCAATAAAGACTACCAGGTGCGTGACGCACAGCGGGCTGTTTTGTATGCAGGCCATGAATTGGTGGCTGCCGCCAGCGCCTTGCATTATATCAACGAGGCGATCAGCGACTTCAACAATGGCGATACTGGCAATGCGTTTCACCACCTTTCCGAAGGCTATCCATTTGTAAAGGCATTGCAGTACAGTCCCTATAAAAGGATATCCCAGGCGCAGGTCGTAAAAATTCTATCCGAAGACCTTGGAACTGATGGTGATTTTTGGACCGTGACTATTGCAGGACTCAATCAAGCAAAAAGTACACTTGTACTCGTTTATGAAGAATTGGAGCCAGTGAAAGATCAATTATAA
- a CDS encoding TonB-dependent receptor domain-containing protein: protein MKKCLLIVLIALLPTAVVVAQETVQGRIEDMAGSSLPGVRIFVEGTSLFVVSDADGYFSLSGLPKGTGELTAYLYGYETLRHKLDDRGISPIVLRLKELEKELHELVIDGSSDEMFSMKTLRGVEGTSIYEAKKTEVIQLEEIVANKSANNARQVFSRIPGANVWESDCAGLQIGVATRGLSPNRNSNFNTRQNGYDIAADALGYPESYYSPAIQAVDRIEIVRGAASLQYGTQFGGLVNFVMKKGPVDRKLAVSTEQTYNSLGFYNSFLSAGGQVGKVNYYAYNRTASGQCWRCNSDFNSTTTYGRVAYQLSASTSLEADYTHLYYLAQQPGGLTDNEFYADPRQSKRERNWFKVNWNLMSAQLNHSFTSTLRLNSRFFGLVAGREALGNLGRIDRPDDETQNRDFLSDSFRNFGNETRLIWNYKVGRQYSALLVGGRIYNGFTVRKQGAGPAGKEADFRYLNPERLEGSDFDLPSFNTAAFVENIFSISEKFSVTPGLRLEHIRTGADGYYRDTRTDLAGNVIYDSTVYENKTNERKFLFGGIGLSFKPTGQIEFYGNFSQNYRAINFNDIRVNNPSLSVDENLTDETGYNMDVGARGVGGQLISYDVSGFYLGYNNRIGTVLRTEPDPRFDNLIDRTFRYRTNIADAGIVGLESLVELNIDRLIAPDQDRWQLAFFNNLAIIHSVYLRSGEPGIEGNQVELVPKVSYRTGLTYRGGPLQLSVQYTYLSQQFSDASNADSNPPVPTAVEGVIPAYFVVDFSARYAPNRFYFESGVNNMTDNMYFTRRAAGYPGPGIIPSDGRSIYFSIGIKL, encoded by the coding sequence ATGAAAAAATGCCTTCTGATTGTGTTAATAGCATTACTCCCTACAGCTGTTGTTGTGGCACAGGAGACAGTGCAAGGCCGAATAGAAGACATGGCCGGGTCGTCGCTTCCCGGTGTGAGAATTTTTGTTGAGGGCACGTCGCTGTTTGTCGTCTCAGATGCTGATGGGTATTTTTCGTTATCAGGATTACCAAAGGGAACCGGGGAGCTGACAGCCTACCTTTATGGTTACGAAACACTGAGGCATAAATTAGATGATCGGGGGATATCACCCATTGTGCTTCGCCTGAAAGAGCTCGAGAAGGAACTGCATGAATTGGTGATCGATGGATCATCAGATGAAATGTTCAGCATGAAAACGCTGAGGGGTGTGGAAGGAACCAGCATCTACGAAGCCAAGAAAACAGAGGTGATCCAGCTGGAGGAGATAGTGGCAAATAAGTCTGCCAATAATGCGAGGCAGGTGTTTAGCCGAATTCCTGGTGCCAATGTTTGGGAAAGTGACTGCGCCGGGTTGCAAATAGGGGTTGCCACGAGGGGCCTCAGTCCGAACAGGAACTCGAATTTTAATACACGCCAGAATGGATATGATATAGCAGCGGACGCTCTCGGCTACCCGGAAAGTTACTATTCGCCAGCTATTCAGGCAGTGGATCGCATAGAGATTGTGAGAGGAGCAGCTTCGCTTCAATATGGCACACAATTCGGTGGACTGGTGAATTTTGTCATGAAAAAGGGGCCTGTTGATCGAAAACTGGCCGTAAGCACCGAACAAACCTATAATAGTCTCGGGTTTTACAACAGCTTTTTGTCGGCTGGTGGGCAGGTTGGCAAGGTGAATTACTATGCCTATAACCGCACTGCTTCAGGCCAATGCTGGCGTTGCAATTCAGATTTCAATTCAACCACCACCTACGGAAGGGTGGCTTACCAACTGTCGGCCAGCACCTCACTGGAAGCAGATTATACCCATTTATACTATCTGGCCCAACAACCCGGCGGCCTTACTGATAATGAATTTTATGCCGACCCGAGGCAGTCGAAAAGGGAGCGAAATTGGTTCAAAGTGAACTGGAACCTGATGTCTGCACAGCTTAATCATTCGTTTACGTCGACGTTGAGGTTGAATTCCAGATTTTTCGGACTCGTGGCAGGCCGGGAGGCGCTGGGCAACCTTGGCCGGATCGACAGACCAGACGATGAGACGCAAAACAGGGACTTTTTAAGCGATTCTTTTCGAAATTTCGGTAACGAAACCCGCCTGATCTGGAATTATAAAGTAGGCAGGCAGTATTCGGCGCTACTCGTAGGTGGAAGAATTTACAATGGATTTACAGTGCGAAAGCAGGGTGCAGGACCCGCCGGAAAAGAAGCAGATTTCAGGTACCTGAACCCAGAACGACTGGAGGGCTCAGATTTTGACTTGCCGAGCTTCAATACTGCCGCATTTGTAGAAAATATTTTCTCCATCTCGGAAAAATTCAGTGTGACGCCGGGCTTGCGACTTGAGCACATCCGAACAGGCGCAGACGGCTATTACAGGGACACAAGAACAGACCTTGCCGGAAATGTGATTTATGATTCTACCGTGTATGAGAATAAGACCAATGAAAGAAAGTTCCTCTTTGGCGGGATTGGACTAAGCTTCAAGCCAACTGGTCAAATAGAATTCTATGGCAACTTCTCTCAGAACTATCGGGCAATTAACTTCAATGATATCAGGGTTAATAATCCCTCGCTCTCAGTCGACGAAAACCTGACGGATGAAACGGGGTATAATATGGATGTGGGAGCCAGAGGCGTGGGGGGCCAACTGATAAGCTACGATGTAAGTGGCTTCTACCTTGGCTACAATAATAGAATAGGGACGGTACTGCGCACCGAACCTGACCCACGATTCGATAACCTGATTGACAGAACTTTTCGTTACCGCACCAACATTGCAGACGCTGGTATTGTAGGACTTGAATCACTTGTCGAACTGAATATCGACAGGCTGATAGCCCCCGATCAGGATAGGTGGCAGCTTGCCTTCTTCAATAACCTGGCGATCATCCACTCAGTGTACCTGAGAAGTGGCGAGCCTGGAATCGAAGGTAACCAGGTGGAGCTGGTGCCCAAAGTGAGCTACCGTACAGGGTTAACCTACCGGGGAGGGCCCCTGCAGTTGTCGGTACAATATACCTATCTGTCCCAGCAGTTTTCCGACGCTTCCAATGCCGATAGTAACCCCCCTGTTCCCACTGCGGTGGAAGGCGTTATTCCTGCCTATTTTGTCGTCGATTTTTCGGCACGATATGCACCGAATAGGTTCTATTTTGAATCGGGAGTAAACAACATGACTGACAATATGTACTTTACCCGCCGAGCAGCTGGTTACCCGGGACCTGGTATTATCCCCTCCGATGGTCGCAGTATTTACTTTTCGATTGGGATTAAGCTTTGA
- the mutS gene encoding DNA mismatch repair protein MutS, protein MAKKASTNEVAETPLMKQYNAIKSKYPGALLLFRVGDFYETFREDAVTASQILDIVLTKRANGSASHIELAGFPHHSLDNYLPKLVRAGHRVAICDQLEDPKMVKGIVKRGVTELVTPGLSFNDNVLDRRSNNFLASLYFDKEKAGVAFLDLSTGEFMASEGTHLQVEKLMQGFDPSEVIYPKNQKAVFKEKYRDYNTTFALDEWVYGPDYSFEKLTKHFKTKNLKGFGIDGLALAVSAAGAVLQYLEDTEHREVSHISSISRIEDEKFVWLDKFTIRNLELINPQQPDGVALFHVMDQTLTPMGARLLRKWLVLPLKDKSEIEARLQVVEELYENEDLQQKTRDILKNIGDLERLISKVAVGRVNPREFMQLKKALKHIGPLKELLLESESPSLKRLGDVLNPCELLLEKIEKELKDEPPLSIAQGQVIKEGVHEELDELRNIAFHGKDVLLQIQQREVEATGISSLKIAFNKVFGYYLEVTHAHKDKVPVEWIRKQTLVNAERYITPELKEYEDRILTAEEKMSVIEQRLYLELVQFACDYVEAIQQNARVLARIDCLASFATISKKNRYAKPVISDDRIIDIKEGRHPVIESQLPVGEIYVPNDVYLDDQSQQVMVITGPNMAGKSALLRQTALVVLMAQMGCFVPATYAHVGLVDKVFTRVGASDNLSRGESTFMVEMTETASILNNLSGDSLILMDEIGRGTSTYDGISIAWSIVEYLHNHPKFKAKTLFATHYHELNQLANDLPRVKNFNVSVKELDNRVIFLRKLQEGGSHHSFGIHVAQMAGMPNTVVIRSNEIMHNLEKDKIRDETADILESMPKSNFQLALFEADPKFEKVRELLGKIDINTVSPVEALLKLNEVITTLKGK, encoded by the coding sequence ATGGCTAAAAAAGCAAGTACAAATGAGGTGGCGGAAACCCCGCTGATGAAGCAATACAATGCCATCAAATCAAAATATCCCGGCGCACTTTTGCTTTTCAGAGTGGGCGATTTCTACGAGACCTTTCGTGAAGACGCCGTAACAGCCAGCCAAATCCTCGACATTGTGCTTACCAAAAGGGCCAACGGCTCTGCCTCACATATTGAACTGGCAGGCTTTCCTCATCATTCCCTCGACAATTACCTTCCCAAGCTGGTAAGGGCAGGCCATAGGGTCGCCATTTGTGATCAGCTGGAAGACCCGAAAATGGTGAAGGGCATTGTGAAGCGGGGAGTAACTGAGTTGGTAACGCCCGGGCTTTCTTTCAACGACAATGTGCTTGACAGACGCAGCAACAACTTTCTGGCTTCACTATATTTTGACAAAGAGAAAGCAGGAGTGGCATTTCTCGACCTGTCGACGGGTGAGTTTATGGCCTCAGAGGGCACACACTTGCAGGTCGAGAAATTGATGCAGGGATTCGATCCTTCTGAGGTGATTTATCCCAAAAACCAAAAAGCGGTTTTCAAGGAAAAGTACAGAGACTACAACACCACCTTTGCCCTCGACGAATGGGTGTATGGGCCTGACTATTCCTTCGAGAAACTCACCAAGCATTTCAAAACCAAAAACCTGAAGGGCTTCGGTATCGATGGTCTGGCACTGGCCGTTTCGGCTGCCGGCGCTGTGCTGCAATACCTGGAGGACACCGAGCACAGGGAGGTCAGCCATATTTCTTCCATCAGCAGGATTGAAGATGAGAAGTTTGTATGGCTCGACAAGTTCACCATCCGCAACCTGGAGCTGATCAACCCGCAGCAACCGGACGGCGTGGCTTTGTTTCATGTAATGGATCAAACGCTTACGCCCATGGGAGCCAGGCTTTTGCGCAAGTGGTTGGTGCTGCCTTTGAAAGACAAGAGCGAAATAGAGGCAAGGCTACAGGTGGTGGAGGAGTTGTATGAAAACGAGGACTTACAACAGAAGACGAGAGACATACTAAAGAACATCGGCGATCTGGAAAGGCTGATTTCCAAGGTGGCTGTTGGCCGGGTGAACCCCAGAGAGTTCATGCAATTAAAGAAAGCCCTGAAGCACATAGGGCCGCTGAAGGAGTTGCTGCTGGAATCGGAATCGCCCTCACTCAAAAGATTGGGTGATGTGCTCAACCCTTGTGAGTTGCTGCTTGAGAAAATTGAAAAGGAGCTGAAAGACGAGCCTCCGCTTTCCATTGCCCAGGGGCAAGTGATAAAAGAAGGCGTGCATGAGGAGCTGGACGAGCTGCGAAACATAGCCTTTCACGGAAAAGATGTGCTCCTGCAAATTCAGCAAAGAGAAGTGGAAGCGACAGGGATCAGCTCCTTAAAGATCGCTTTTAATAAGGTGTTTGGCTACTACCTGGAGGTGACGCATGCGCACAAAGACAAGGTGCCTGTGGAGTGGATCCGTAAGCAGACGCTGGTAAATGCAGAGCGGTACATTACGCCGGAGCTCAAGGAATATGAGGACAGAATTCTGACGGCCGAAGAAAAAATGTCGGTGATAGAACAGCGGCTGTACCTGGAGCTGGTGCAGTTTGCCTGCGACTACGTGGAGGCCATTCAGCAGAATGCACGGGTGCTTGCCCGCATCGACTGCCTGGCATCGTTCGCCACCATTTCAAAAAAGAACCGCTACGCCAAGCCGGTCATTAGCGACGATAGAATTATTGACATCAAAGAGGGCCGCCACCCGGTGATTGAGAGCCAGCTGCCGGTGGGTGAAATCTATGTGCCCAACGATGTCTACCTCGACGACCAGTCGCAGCAGGTGATGGTCATTACCGGACCAAACATGGCTGGTAAGTCGGCCCTGTTGAGGCAAACGGCGCTGGTGGTGCTCATGGCACAGATGGGCTGCTTTGTACCAGCAACCTATGCGCATGTGGGGTTGGTCGACAAAGTCTTTACAAGGGTGGGTGCTTCTGACAACCTGAGCCGTGGGGAGTCTACCTTTATGGTGGAGATGACCGAAACGGCCAGCATTCTGAACAACCTGAGTGGCGACAGCCTGATATTGATGGATGAAATAGGCCGGGGCACGAGTACCTACGATGGTATTTCCATTGCCTGGTCGATTGTGGAGTATCTGCACAACCACCCCAAGTTCAAGGCCAAAACGCTGTTTGCTACTCACTATCATGAGCTCAACCAGCTGGCGAACGACCTGCCAAGGGTGAAGAACTTCAATGTGTCGGTGAAAGAGCTCGACAACCGGGTGATCTTCCTGAGGAAGCTGCAGGAAGGCGGCAGCCACCACAGCTTCGGTATCCACGTGGCGCAAATGGCCGGCATGCCCAACACTGTGGTGATCCGCTCCAACGAGATCATGCACAACCTGGAGAAAGACAAGATCAGGGACGAAACGGCCGACATCCTGGAATCCATGCCGAAGTCCAACTTTCAGCTGGCTCTGTTCGAAGCCGACCCCAAGTTTGAGAAAGTGAGGGAGCTGCTGGGGAAGATCGACATCAACACCGTTTCGCCGGTAGAGGCTTTGTTGAAACTGAATGAGGTGATTACGACGTTGAAGGGGAAGTAG
- a CDS encoding imelysin family protein translates to MQKLVTWSLLTALGLFIWSCGEDDDPRVDDNFDQKSFLVNIGTNLIVPAYAELKDRSDELYASIQAFVATPNPSNLEAARDALLEARMAFQYCAPYQFGPAEQLGLVADLNIFPTDKNRIESNILSGSYDLKLLSNNAAKGFPALGYLLYGSEKPDEEIGNDFLNDDRRAAYLLDVAETISTSAAAVFTAWDPSGGNYLAEFTSDGALGADAGSSLGILVNALNLSLERNTRDAKIGIPAGIRSLGIIIPEATEAYYGGYSKQLAVANLMTFKRLFLGENFNGERGTGFSDYLQARSSVSSNSNELSLEAAILVEFDASIASLQALEDPLSTSISIDPAPAQQAFAQLQKLSVLLKTDMASILGVVISYQDNDGD, encoded by the coding sequence ATGCAAAAATTAGTTACATGGAGTCTGCTAACTGCGCTGGGCCTGTTTATCTGGTCGTGTGGAGAGGATGACGATCCAAGGGTTGATGACAACTTCGATCAGAAAAGCTTTTTAGTGAATATTGGGACGAACTTGATTGTCCCGGCTTATGCTGAACTGAAAGATAGGTCTGACGAACTTTATGCCAGCATACAGGCATTTGTGGCAACTCCTAACCCATCAAACCTGGAAGCTGCCAGGGATGCATTGTTGGAGGCAAGGATGGCGTTCCAGTACTGTGCCCCCTACCAGTTTGGCCCTGCAGAGCAGCTGGGCCTGGTAGCGGACCTAAACATATTTCCAACGGACAAAAACAGGATTGAATCCAATATCCTTAGCGGTAGTTATGACCTCAAGCTGTTGAGTAACAATGCAGCGAAAGGCTTTCCGGCATTGGGGTATTTGCTTTACGGAAGCGAAAAGCCGGATGAGGAGATTGGTAACGATTTCCTAAATGACGATCGGAGGGCTGCCTATCTTTTGGATGTCGCCGAAACCATTAGCACATCGGCAGCGGCAGTCTTTACGGCCTGGGATCCATCCGGAGGGAATTATCTGGCGGAATTTACCAGCGACGGAGCCCTTGGGGCCGATGCCGGAAGCTCGTTGGGAATACTCGTGAATGCATTGAACCTAAGTTTGGAGCGAAACACTCGTGATGCAAAAATTGGAATTCCCGCAGGAATCAGGTCACTGGGCATTATAATCCCGGAAGCCACCGAAGCTTATTATGGAGGATATTCGAAACAATTGGCGGTGGCCAATTTAATGACTTTTAAGAGGTTGTTTCTTGGGGAGAATTTTAATGGTGAGCGGGGAACGGGATTTAGTGACTATTTGCAAGCTCGTTCCAGCGTGAGCAGTAATAGCAATGAATTATCGCTTGAAGCAGCAATTCTTGTGGAATTTGATGCATCTATCGCTTCGCTACAGGCGCTGGAGGATCCTCTTTCCACATCCATCTCTATCGATCCGGCACCGGCCCAGCAAGCTTTTGCGCAGCTTCAAAAGCTTTCGGTCTTACTAAAAACTGATATGGCATCCATTTTAGGCGTTGTGATTTCTTATCAGGACAACGATGGCGACTAG
- a CDS encoding four helix bundle protein, translated as MTSEELKDRTFKFSLSILAVFRQLKSTDEGRIIGRQLLRSSSSVAANYRAACRARSKPEFYAKLNIVLEEADESLFWLEYAREGGILEKELLSPYISESLELVKIFSASRSKMRQDKSQNQ; from the coding sequence ATGACCTCGGAAGAGTTAAAGGATCGAACATTTAAGTTCTCTCTATCCATTTTGGCTGTTTTCCGACAGCTAAAATCCACAGATGAAGGGAGGATCATTGGCAGACAACTTCTTCGTTCTTCAAGCTCTGTTGCTGCTAACTACCGGGCAGCCTGTAGAGCAAGATCAAAACCTGAATTTTACGCCAAGCTTAATATCGTTTTAGAAGAGGCTGATGAAAGTCTTTTTTGGCTGGAATACGCCCGGGAGGGTGGCATTCTGGAAAAAGAGTTGTTATCACCTTATATTTCTGAAAGCCTCGAGCTGGTAAAGATTTTTTCAGCTTCCAGAAGCAAGATGAGGCAGGACAAATCACAAAATCAATAA
- a CDS encoding imelysin family protein: MKSKIKVYFLGMFFLISGVSCHERGPDPSLFRFFDQKGFVENIGKNLIIPSYKDLTEKNMALDTALTRLVEQPGKNNLLVARQSLKDAWLSWQYCLPFEFGPSELRGLKADLNSFPANTTQIEANLKSTSIDLNLPENSHAKGFATLDYLLNNKSITDEKLLATIEKKTALNGYMLGVADQISLSSNLVYRSWDPAIGGVYYVFFTDDDALGVKEGSSVSDLVNGLAKSLELAVTKAKVGIPIGDYSGGLAAPEATEGHYGGYSLELLKASIEAYQLIFTGTSRSGVDGLGFDEYLNIKGARLSGTDQQLSEALASGMDSVLTTLQLMTDPLSDQIVNNLPAVQELNNQLKALSYLLKEEMAPALRVEITY, translated from the coding sequence ATGAAGAGTAAAATAAAGGTCTATTTTTTGGGAATGTTTTTTTTGATCTCCGGCGTATCGTGCCATGAAAGAGGCCCTGACCCATCACTTTTTAGGTTTTTTGACCAGAAGGGGTTTGTTGAAAATATTGGGAAGAATTTGATCATTCCGTCTTACAAAGACCTGACTGAAAAGAACATGGCCCTGGACACTGCCCTGACTCGCTTAGTCGAACAGCCCGGCAAGAACAACTTACTTGTGGCAAGGCAAAGCCTGAAAGATGCCTGGTTGTCATGGCAGTATTGCCTGCCGTTTGAATTCGGCCCCTCAGAACTGCGTGGCCTGAAGGCTGACCTGAATTCGTTTCCAGCCAACACGACTCAAATAGAGGCAAACCTGAAAAGTACTAGCATTGACTTGAATCTTCCGGAAAACAGCCACGCTAAAGGCTTTGCTACCTTAGACTACCTTCTTAATAATAAATCTATCACGGATGAAAAGTTGCTTGCCACAATCGAAAAAAAGACTGCCCTAAATGGGTATATGCTGGGAGTTGCCGACCAGATTTCGCTGTCGTCAAATTTGGTTTATCGCTCCTGGGATCCGGCCATAGGCGGCGTTTATTACGTCTTTTTTACTGATGACGACGCCCTGGGAGTGAAGGAAGGAAGTTCTGTTTCAGACCTGGTCAATGGCCTTGCGAAAAGCCTTGAACTGGCAGTGACGAAAGCCAAAGTTGGTATTCCTATAGGCGACTATAGCGGTGGACTGGCTGCCCCCGAAGCAACAGAGGGCCACTATGGTGGCTATTCTCTTGAGCTGCTCAAAGCAAGCATCGAAGCATATCAATTGATTTTTACCGGCACTTCAAGAAGTGGAGTAGATGGGTTGGGCTTTGATGAATACCTTAACATCAAAGGGGCCAGGCTTTCTGGCACAGACCAGCAATTGTCCGAGGCGTTGGCTTCAGGCATGGACTCGGTTTTAACCACTCTCCAATTAATGACCGATCCACTCTCAGATCAAATAGTGAACAACCTGCCAGCGGTGCAAGAGCTCAACAATCAATTGAAGGCTTTGTCTTATCTGCTCAAGGAAGAAATGGCTCCGGCCTTAAGAGTAGAGATTACATATTAA